A window of Terriglobales bacterium genomic DNA:
AGCACCCGGAAAGATCACCCGAGGACCCGATCACCCGATCCCCCGATGTTCAGGTCTCCGGCCCGAGCGAGACCGATCGGGTGGTGGCAGAATCGGACTTCGTCGTTCTTTGCGCCCCGGTCACCCCCCGCACCCGCCACCTCATTAACGCCGCGCGCCTGGCAAAGATGAAGCCCGACGCTTGCCTCATCAACGTGGGCCGCGGCGCGCTCATCGACGACGCCGCCCTGCTGGCCGCCCTGCGCGAACGCCACCTGGGCGCTGCCGCCCTCGATGTCTTCCCGGAAGAGCCGCTGCCGCCCGAGTCGCCCTACTGGCACACCGAGAACGTGCTCATCACCCCGCACACTGCCGCCGTCACCGACAGACTATGGGAGCGACATTACGTGCTCCTCTCCGAGAACCTGCGCCGCTACCTCGCCGGCCAGCCGTTGTTGGGTCTGGTGAATAAGCACAAGGGCTACTGACTTTCTGGCGACCGGCTACTGGCGACCGGCGACTCGCTTAGTCGTCCTGGCTCTCGGCCTCTGACTCCTGACTGGCGACGGCGGGTTCCTCGGCGCGCGCCTTTCCTCGCCATGCCGCCAGCCAATAGAGCGGCGGTCCCAGCGCAGCCAGCGCCAGTCCCAGGGCCAGGTTCCGGGTGAAGCCGTTGTCGGCCAGCGTCTGCCACAGCGCCATGCCCAGCAGGACGGTGGGGCCCACGCCCAAAAGCCAGGCCACGGTCATGCCTCCCGGGACGCGGTAGGGGCGCGGCAGGCCGGGCTCGCGCCTGCGCAGCACCGCCAGCGCGACGAACTCCAGCACCAGGCTGCCTCCGGTGAGCAGCACGTCCAACTCCACCAAGCGCTCGAAGCCCAGGCCCAGGGCCAGCGACCAGGCCACCGACAGCACCACGATCGCCACCCAGGGCGCCCGGTTGCCACGAAGCTTGCGCGTCAACACCGCCGGTAGATAGCCGTCTTCGGCCATGGCCACGGGCACGCGCGAATAGGAGAGCAGCAGGGCGTTGGTCATGCCCAGGCCGCAGAGCATGCCCCCGGCGACCAGGGAGATGGCCAGCAGGCGGCCGCCCAGCGCGCCTCCGGCGGTGACCCAGGCGCCCGTGCTCCACTGGCTGGGATCCATGCCGCCGCGCGCCACCGCCGCCACCGGGAGCAGGTAGCTCACCGTCACCAGCAGGACGGCCAGCATCATGGCCCGGGGATAGGTGCGCTGCGGCCGCTCCACCTCGCCGGCCACGGTCGAGGCCCCGTCCCAGCCCATGTAGTTCCACATGCAGATCATGACGCCGGCCACCAGCGCGGGGTGATGCAGAGGAGCGTGCGCGGGCGCCGCCGGCTGGAACAGCGCGGCCGCCGACAGCACCGCGAAGGGCGCCAGCAGCGCCGCCCCGAAGACCAGGGAAGCATTGCCCACCGCGGGTGCGCCTCGGATATTCCACAAAGCGCAGGCCGCGATCACGGCCGCGCCCACCGCCATGCCTTCCAAGCCGTGCAGTTGCGGCCACATCCGCTCCAGGTAGAGGACGAAGAGCGTGGGATAGGCGGCCATGTCGAAGATGCTGGCAGCCAGCGAGAGCCAGGCCTCCTGGAAGCCCCAGAAGGGGCCCAGGGCGCGTTTCACCCAGATGTAGTAGCCGCCGTCGTCAGGGATGGCGCTGGAGAGTTCGCCCACCATGAGCGCGGTGGGCAGGCTCCACAACACGGGGACAAGCAGGAGCAGCAGGATGGCGAAGCGGTAGCCGCTGGATTGCAGCAGGTCTTCCAGACCGTAAGGTCCGCCCGAGACCATGAAGTAGGTGGCCGCCACCAGCGGCCAGAGCTTCAGCTTCTTTCCCAATTCTTCTCTCGTTCACCTCCGCGCGCAGCATAACACCGATTCGCTTCGTTGGATGCGGTTCGGCGGCGTTGGCCAGGAATATTCTCGAGATGTCTGGATCTCAAAACGTCAGACGCCAGATCAGACACTCGCGACTGCCTGTCACCGACGGGTTCAGTGACTGCTGGCCGTGCCCTGGGGCATGCTGCCGGCGGCGAAGGGCGAGCCCGCGATGGCCGTCAGGCCGCCGCCGCTGCCCACGCTGAATCCCGCCACCTGCCCGGCGTTGCTCAGGGTCACGTAGAGGAACTTGCCTGAAGCGTCGGCCGCCAGGCCCGAGGGCAGGGCATTGCTCCCGCCCACGGCGAAGGGCGATCCCGCCACCGGCGTCAGCCCGCCTCCCGTGGCGATGCTGAAGACCGCCACGTCATTGCTCAACTGGTTGGCCACGTAGAGCAGGCTGCCGGTGGGCGAAACCGCCAGGGCCTGTGGCCGCGAGCCTCCGGCGGCGAAGGGCGAGCCCGCCACCGCCGTCAGGGTTCCCGCCGCGTCGAAGCTGAAGGCGGAGACGTCGTTGGAGCAGGCGTTGGCCACGTACACCAGCTTGCTGCCGGGCGCCACCCTCACCGACTCCGGGCAGCTCCCCACCGGGAAGGGAGAGCCCGGCACCGGCGCCAGCGAGCCGTCGCTCTGGACGGCGAAACCCAGCAGCGTGCCGCCGGAGTCGTCGGTGACGTAGAGGAACTTGCCGCCGGGATCCAGCGCC
This region includes:
- a CDS encoding NAD(P)-dependent oxidoreductase, encoding HPERSPEDPITRSPDVQVSGPSETDRVVAESDFVVLCAPVTPRTRHLINAARLAKMKPDACLINVGRGALIDDAALLAALRERHLGAAALDVFPEEPLPPESPYWHTENVLITPHTAAVTDRLWERHYVLLSENLRRYLAGQPLLGLVNKHKGY
- a CDS encoding APC family permease, coding for MGKKLKLWPLVAATYFMVSGGPYGLEDLLQSSGYRFAILLLLLVPVLWSLPTALMVGELSSAIPDDGGYYIWVKRALGPFWGFQEAWLSLAASIFDMAAYPTLFVLYLERMWPQLHGLEGMAVGAAVIAACALWNIRGAPAVGNASLVFGAALLAPFAVLSAAALFQPAAPAHAPLHHPALVAGVMICMWNYMGWDGASTVAGEVERPQRTYPRAMMLAVLLVTVSYLLPVAAVARGGMDPSQWSTGAWVTAGGALGGRLLAISLVAGGMLCGLGMTNALLLSYSRVPVAMAEDGYLPAVLTRKLRGNRAPWVAIVVLSVAWSLALGLGFERLVELDVLLTGGSLVLEFVALAVLRRREPGLPRPYRVPGGMTVAWLLGVGPTVLLGMALWQTLADNGFTRNLALGLALAALGPPLYWLAAWRGKARAEEPAVASQESEAESQDD